The genomic stretch CGGACGCCACGGCCGCACCGCGGTCCTTAACACTAGTTACGTATATTTGTGCGTCGCGGAGATACACTAGGACTAGACAACGCGACGCTCTCACCACTATGTATGCACTATGTCACTGGCGCGTCACAACACAAAGTCAAGCGTCAGCTCACTGCCGGGGACCACTACGTCGGCGACGGAGGGACGGGCCTCCGTCAGCACCTTCAACGGTTTGTTGCGAGACATCTTCAAGTAAGAAGCCGAACTGACTAGACAGGGCCGTAGTCGGAGAGCGGCTGTCCCGAGCGCGCAGAGGGCGCCACGGTGGGCACCAGTGGCGCCGGAGGGGGCAGCTCGGGCGCCAGCGGGGCGGCGCCCGGCACtagagcggcggcggcgggcgccgCGGGCGCGCGTCACACGTCCTTAAACAGGGCGCGCGCGGCGGGCGCCGGGTCGCGGGGCCCGCGCGGCCCGCGCCACACGCGGCGCCACGACTCCAGCGTCTTGCCCGACCAGATCCACACGCCCGACGTGATGCCCACGGCCAGCGCCATGAAGTACTTGAGCATGAGCGCGGAGTACAGCGGGCGGCCGCCGCAGCCGGGCCCGCACGCCACGCGCCGCACCCACTGCTCGTGCCCGCCCGCCTCGTACGCCAGGCAGCCAATCACCACGCCCGCCGGCACCGCGTACAGCACGCTGAACACACCGATTCGAATCATCAACTTCTCCAGCTTGTCCGCCTTCGAGCCTGCGCCAACTCCGCCTTGTCGCTTGATCACGGAGCGAATCCGGAATAATGACACGAAGCCGGCCAGAAGGAACGTTGCACCGAGCGCGAAATACACGATCAGCGGTGCCAGCACGTAACGTTTCAGGTTCTCCGGGGATGAGTTGCCGACGTAGCAGATGCCAGCCACGGGGTCGCCGTCGACGGCGCCGGCCAGTAGCACCGCCACAGTCTTAGCAGCGGGTATAAGCCACGCGGCCAGGTGGTAGTACTGTGCGTGTCCCGCGATAGCTTCGTTGCCCCACTTGAGTCCCGCTGCGAGGAACCACGCGAAGGATAACACCACCCACCATATCGATGATGCCATACCGAAGAAGTACACGAGTACGAAGACCAGAGTGCAGGCTCCCGGGCCATTGGCAGACGTGCGGAGCAGTGCGCCCTCACACACCACCTCGTCGTGGCCGAGCGCGAGCCGCGCCAGGTAGCCCAGCGACACCATGAAGTAGCAGGCGGACAGGTACACGATGGGCCGCTCGGGGTACTTAAAGCGCTGCGAGTCGATGAGGAAGGTGGTGAGGGTCATGAGCGTGCTGGCGGCGCACAGGCCGGCCCACATGGCGACCCACACGCCCGCGAACTCCTTCTCCTCGCGCGTGAAGAACGCGCCGCGACACGGCAGCGCGCATGCCGCCACGCCTGCGGCCGCGCTTCCGTTGTGCAGGGCGCGCACGCCCACCAGCGGCGCCCTGCACGCGCATGCGCACGTGGGGCCCGCGTCGGCGCCCGCAGCGCTTGCGCAGTTTTTTGGGTCGGTGCAggcggggcgcggcgggcgccggccgggcggcggcggcggcggctcgCGCGCCCGCTCCGTCTCCTCCATGCACAGCTGGTCGGGGTCGCCGGCGCGCGGCAGCCGCTCGCACGCCATGCGCTCGGGCCACTGGAACCCGTACTTCTGCATCAGCGGCGCGCACCCGTCCCGCGCCCGCTCACACACGCTGCGACACGCCGGCAAGGGTTTCGCATAGTCTTCGATGCAGATAGGCGTATATACAGAACATAGGAAGAATTTCAGGTCTGCGGAACATTTAATCTCGACGAGCGGCCAGTATTGGTGGACCTGGAAACAAGAAGGAAAGCAATCATTAGTAACGCTCAGTTCATTTCCACTAGGTACCTTTCTGGTGAAATTATAAGTGACAATATTAATGTCAAGAGTTTGCGAGTACGTACCTCTAGGCCGGCCTCCTCCTGTGTGTCGTGGTCGAGTGCGTTGGGGAAGGAGGTGAGGTTGTACCCGATGCCGCGACACATGGGGATGGTGATCTCCTGGCAGCGCGGCTGCAGCGCGCCGCCCCGCGCCACCAGCGCGCCCGCCACCACCCACCACAACCACATCGTCATGCTGCTAGCACGACCGCATCTGGAACATTACACATCTACCATTAATATCACTACACAATTACCTTTACACAAACAGGAACATTATGGTACTCTCGACATTTGGGACTTGCACGTGATTATTGTCGTTAAATCACTAATCTGGTGTAttcttgttgaaataattttccTCACTATAATTCAACTCTTCAATCGATTACTTAAATTCCACACTAATTACGATAAACACAGATATCACGACAGATGACACTCGTATTGTTAAAGAATAACACGAACATTTTATCAATTCACTTATTTTAGAGGTCGACGTAAAGTAACGGAGTACTCACTGGCACTTGTATTGAAATTACATGTTACTTGTACTTAGTATTTAGGGTATAAAGTTAGCGTTGTGACTGGATTGATGCTGCGTTAGATGCGAGagtaaaacaaacatgtttgttattgttgccGCGGCGCGGGCGAGTGGGTCGCAGCGCTCGCAGTGCGGTTGGCGCGGTACACTGCCAGCCGTGTAGGCGGCAGTATCGCACAATCTGGCCGATATCGGCGCTTATCGCCCGGTATCGGTACACGGCGATTACACAATATCTCGCATCGCATTGTGCGCCGACTACTGTTCGTTTATTGTCATACCATGTCGATAACTTGCTGATAAATGTACCGGATTGTTTGGGAAATCCTTTGTATTGCTATTTTAGTGCTTAGGCGTCATGTGTTTATAGTCTCTTCCGTTGCAAATGTAGTTTATTTACtaaacagtaatttatttttattgtggcAACGTGATGTAAGATTGTGTTGTACACATGTTCCTACATATTATGTCGCAATCGCGCAAGAGATGACGATTCCTCCTAATTTGTAAGTGATTATCATTTGCGAGGCCAATGTTTTACTTAATTAGGTCAATACAAACATTAGCGGCATCAAAGAAGCCGATTAAAGATGAATAGGTAATTAAAAGGCGGTGTCACTTTAATGTGGTAAACATTAAACGTTTTCCTATTACCTAATAGTTATACCGATTAATCTGTTTTGTTAGAAGATTAAGAATATTTACGAACAAATAAAGTCGGTATAAtcaatcccacccaaaacataaatgtgaaaggctgccaagttcgataatattggaatgcttcgcctataaaagaagtgagatctaaataagtaccaagttccatacacagacctcagttaaaaatgatataacaagttggcaagttttcacacactttgttataaacctactaaacgcaataagtcaagtatataattttctattaaaacttgccaagttatatcatttttatctgaggtctgtgtatggaacttggtacttatttagatctcacttcttttataggcgaagcattccaatattatcgaacttggcagcctttcacatttatgttttgggtgggatttcatttatttttgtaaggtttattttcttttttcttattttactttactttgtctaaatacaaaccttcgtaacgaattttaggtcggtacgaccattggaagatatagataatttttttgttttagttccttaggggtatgaatttacaccttcattatttttaaaaccgactcacacttggccattttcagattttttcctttaccttgacctaaagacctacctccatgccaaatttcaagtcaatacgaccattggaagtggtctaggtttttgatgagtgagtgagtgagtgagtgagtcagtcagtcagtgagtgtatagtaaaataatttaaaaaactaaaaaacccgactgcgtttcttcataatatgaaaatgaaaaaaccctaaaacaagaaagtcatcgtaaaattaaagcagtcgggacccattctagaaagcaagccgtatgtgccctcactaagtcttcatatttagaatgggtcccgactgctttaattttacgatgactttcttgtttaagggttttttcattttcatattatgaagaaacgcagtcgggttttttagttttttaaattaccttattttattttaatttcttttagttttattattttaatattttgataattctAGTggcactctcacagtaaatacgaatcaaacgacccctatcaagctgaaatccatcgattcgttcaggctagagagtgagcaatattcgaatttggcgccaaaaatccgccattttgttttttttattattttgatatatccagtgtcactctcacagtaaatacgaatccaacgacacctctcaatccaaaatccatcaagccgtttaggctgcagagcgtgccaaacaattatacatacatacatacatacatacatacatacatacactcgaaaaacataaccctccttctggcgcagtcgggtaaatagcgattttctgacgtctatatctcaagacctacaataggtacattaatgaaattttgtattttagataagtaagtagatctcgacagatactagaaatttcatatgcgtagataaaatagattttgagttataggtgggtcgaacttggcccgaaatggttcgtgtaatataacccacggccggtgtgtcgcttttttgctcgaacttggcggacacactgccgtgtgtctagatgctCAACCTGCTACCTTCCTTATCCTGCTACCTtcctaactaaaaatattttagaacaaaaagaaagaatttaaaacatttgtcAAGAATATCGACGCAGTTCGGTCCATTTGGAAATAGTAgagttaaatggttttatttatttttggagcAACATAAATGGTACGACTCGTCATGGGATCAGCTCGGTGCAGAAAGGACTCCACACGGTTAACATATTGTGCCTTTCGTACTTAATCTCACTGATGCAACTTTCACATAATGATCACTCAAAGGTACAAAATCTTTGAGTTTTGTAGAGCTTTTAGGAATGTAACATATCTCAACGTAGATACCTAAAGAATGACCTACATTTGattatatgaatatatttttttataaaataactagaactattaaaatttaagtaGCTAATAGTTAGTGTTTTCTTCTTCTAGTCAGATTATTTCATGATAACTAAGCGGacttttttcatatttaaatatatttattatgtaacgaATGGAAGGGTTAATTCATGCATCGAGTCTGCATCTAACTAGTCTATATTTTTTCCGTCACGTTCGACGTCCGAATCGTCGGTTAACGCGCTTTTAACGACACGTTATATCGACACATGGCTCCACGGACGTACAAACGTACAAACAGACAACACAACACTGATTCCAccgttaaattaaattagccGTGAGCTATTCCCAATTCTGTGGTTCCAACTATTTAATTGTAGCACGTACCGTGTAATACGGGGTTTTACACTGATGAAactttgtgaacaaaattagTAGCTTTAGAACTTTTTTTATTGCTGACgttctttgttttttagtaGTCAAGTAGATTATGATAGGATGGGATGATAGGTGCACGCCCCTATAATGATAGCTCCGTAGTTTCTGTATCAGTTTGTTGCTAAAGACCCTTTGTGATGTCAGCTATCTTCAACGAATGAGTTTATTGTGCGACACGCAATAATTCAGTCGCGATTAACACAACAATATAAAGTGCGCAGTGAATGGTTTGTGTCagcagtttatttattacaactgGTATTGGTTCTATTTTAAACAGTGCGCAATGAAACCTCATAAAGTCGTAATAGTTATGTGCAGGCGCGGATGTGAGTTTGTTTGATCATTAACCAAGTACGACGCAGCCCGAGGATGCTTAGCTGTTCAGTGTTCATGCGAGGAGAATTACACGTGTATTTAATAGTGCTGCATTTGGCGCTGCAATCATTTTTGctaaagtttcatttaaattagtGAGAACAGTACAGAGTACAGACCGCGGTGTAAATATGACACTTTATGCATAGCAGTAAATGTACTCggagttttatttacattcccAGCACCCATAAAAGTCCAGGTCCAGGAAAGATAGACGAAcattttttacaagaaatagtCTAGACTGGACTGGCCCAGCGCATAACGGCCGGCACGCTAATGAAGCGTAAAAACGCGCATTATGCGTTTAATAAGGCAGCGATTTGAATTGAATGGAATCGAAACGTATCGTGGCTGTATAAACAAACGCCTGCTCGTAAACCCGAGCTGGTTCCCGGTACGACACGCGTGTGCAGGCGGCCGGGGTCGCACTGCCAGCGACTAGCACTCATTAGGCTCCTTCATTAGTATTCCCAGAGGTAGCACACGAATTAGACCTCGTGAGACGCGAGCATAACAAGAAAATTTGGATATTAGTATGAGCTTTCTTTCAATTCACTTATAAGGAGAAGTTCTTTagtttattgtaaaacaaatatcatttaaatatgcAACAATCTGTAATGTATTCGCGCCTAATTATTGGCCAGTCGTCGATGTCGGCTGTAAACTTAAACGATGACTCAGTGTTACTTAACACAGAAAGATGTTAATGGCTGTGTAAAAGTAAATGTCTGCAAGCCGGGAACACTTTAATACATGCTACgcatattaaaatgaataataaactgCGTATGAACAGCTGATTGAACATTCATATGAAAATTGCACTAGATGAAATAGAGCGTCGTATTTTTTGCTTACAATAGGTCTCCGCTGCGATGGCGAGCGAGCCCTACCCTTTATTACAGTCGCACGGTTATTCCGCTTCACTGGAAATAGTAATAGTTGGCGTCGCGAGTTACCAACGACACCTTATGGCCAGAACGTGTTCCTGCGGGCAGCGCAGCACGGCGCGCCGCCGCCATCCGCGGGCCCTGCCGTGTTTgctttaaaactaattttattgagTTATTCAGAACTGGGCTATTTGTATTAGTTCCGCGTCCTGGCAGTGCGTTAACTCGACGGCTGTTGGGAATCGACTCTTTGAATTTATTCGCGTGACCGTATCGCGAGCCAGACGCCAGGAAATTGAGCCGTTCCTTACTCCCTACAGCTACACGTAAATGTAACACAGAGAGCGACATTTATCATAAACGTTTGACAGCTTTCATAGATTATGTGGGCATTAGAAGtctttgagtttaaataaatgaGCTGCATCCCGACTGCGGCTGGCAGAATGCCACAAAAATCACAAATACTTGTCGTAAAGAAACACTTCTTAGGTGTCATTTTACTCAGCGTTTGTCATGTGGCTGGTCGATTGGGTTCGAAATTGGCATATATTCGTGGTGTTCCGAGGTTGATGCCCGATCGCCTGGCGAACTGCCAAACTGTTTAAAAGCTTATAGACTTCTGTTTTGGGACAAGTTAGTGACGTGGGCGGGTCTTGTGCTAATGTAGGGACACTCTGTCTCTATTTATAGCTCATTACAGGTACAGCGCACATACCAAACGTTCCTCTGTGAGTAGCTGCTCTTTTTAACGCCAAGATGCAAATCTGTTTCATGAGATGACGTTAATCTTGGAAATTCAGGAgattttaaattacgttttacttTATCGTCGATCATTTTCTTTGTTGGAAATGAAGAGGATTCTTTTATCGCTCTGTCTGTTGGCAAAACGACTATTTGAAAGTGTTCCGTGAAAGGAATGTAATGAAGCATTCCTACAGCGGGACAGAATGGAGAGACTGGCTGTTCAGCTGATAAGTACTCTGGATTACTCTCATTGATTTTCCGGACTTTGCAAGTAGATTTAATTTGGCTATAGCGGTCCGCTGTCACTCTAGGCTTACACCGTTTGTTTCTACGGTTGTTGCTAATGAAAATGCGTACAAACGACGTGTGCACGTGGTCAAATGTTCGCAATCGATACGTGCACTTTACGAGCGCGGCGCATCGCCAGAGACGAGCAGTTCCACAGCGAGCGACTCATTAACTCACACAGTTATGTACTACTCATATTATTAGCATTTAGAACCAGAACATTCCTACTTGACATTTTATTGATCAATGAAGTTGTCAGCCCCTGGTATGTTAGGGAGTACTGCCATAGTGAAGTAACTATGTAGTTGATGTTAAagtaatatcattttataattagttgAACATTAAAAGTTTAGTTAATGAGCAGGAATGCTCCGTAAATGCTGATATTTTACAATGTTACGTCGACAGgcaataaaaacttaaacaatatGTAGTTTAGAAGTCATCGATTCAATTACAGAGCATCGTCTATGTTCCCAATTAACATGTCTCA from Spodoptera frugiperda isolate SF20-4 chromosome 4, AGI-APGP_CSIRO_Sfru_2.0, whole genome shotgun sequence encodes the following:
- the LOC118272430 gene encoding frizzled-2 — its product is MTMWLWWVVAGALVARGGALQPRCQEITIPMCRGIGYNLTSFPNALDHDTQEEAGLEVHQYWPLVEIKCSADLKFFLCSVYTPICIEDYAKPLPACRSVCERARDGCAPLMQKYGFQWPERMACERLPRAGDPDQLCMEETERAREPPPPPPGRRPPRPACTDPKNCASAAGADAGPTCACACRAPLVGVRALHNGSAAAGVAACALPCRGAFFTREEKEFAGVWVAMWAGLCAASTLMTLTTFLIDSQRFKYPERPIVYLSACYFMVSLGYLARLALGHDEVVCEGALLRTSANGPGACTLVFVLVYFFGMASSIWWVVLSFAWFLAAGLKWGNEAIAGHAQYYHLAAWLIPAAKTVAVLLAGAVDGDPVAGICYVGNSSPENLKRYVLAPLIVYFALGATFLLAGFVSLFRIRSVIKRQGGVGAGSKADKLEKLMIRIGVFSVLYAVPAGVVIGCLAYEAGGHEQWVRRVACGPGCGGRPLYSALMLKYFMALAVGITSGVWIWSGKTLESWRRVWRGPRGPRDPAPAARALFKDV